The Haloarcula sp. CBA1127 genomic interval GACTCAGAGATGGCCCAGCAAGCGCTCGAGTACACCCTTGAGAACCATCCCGACGCGGAGGTTACTGTCTTACACGTCGTGGGCGGACCGTCACCGTTGGGGGGAGCGGCCACCGCACTTGCTCTTGCGGATGACATCGAAGCGGCCGCCGAGGAGCGTGCGGAGGAGGTATTCGACGACGCTCGGGAACTCGCCGCCGAGTACGATGCGGAGATAACCACCGAAGTGCAACTGGGTCACCCGGCGCGGGCGATTCTGAATCGAGCCGCCGACTTCGATGCGGTCGTGCTCGGAACGCACGGCGGTTCGTTGGCCGATCGGCTGGTCGTCGGGAACGTCGCCCAGAAAGTGTTCCGTAACTCGCCTGTTCCAGTCATCATCGCACGGTGAGTGGCGGTCGCTGAGGGCAAGCAACACCGCAGGCCCCAGGCGTGACTACGGCGTCACG includes:
- a CDS encoding universal stress protein produces the protein MIAQILVPMDDSEMAQQALEYTLENHPDAEVTVLHVVGGPSPLGGAATALALADDIEAAAEERAEEVFDDARELAAEYDAEITTEVQLGHPARAILNRAADFDAVVLGTHGGSLADRLVVGNVAQKVFRNSPVPVIIAR